One Sciurus carolinensis chromosome 10, mSciCar1.2, whole genome shotgun sequence genomic window carries:
- the Slc25a31 gene encoding ADP/ATP translocase 4 isoform X1, producing MPRESAKKKEKRLFDATSFGKDLLAGGVAAAVSKTAVAPIERVKLLLQVQASSKQISPEARYKGMVDCLVRIPREQGFFSFWRGNLANVIRYFPTQALNFAFKDKYKQLFMSGVNKEKQFWRWFMANLASGGAAGATSLCVVYPLDFARTRLGVDIGKGPEERQFKGLGDCIMKIAKSDGIVGLYQGFGVSVQGIIVYRASYFGAYDTVKGLLPKPKETPFLVSFFIAQVVTTCSGILSYPFDTVRRRMMMQVIN from the exons ATGCCGCGCGAGTCCGCCAAGAAGAAGGAAAAGCGGCTGTTCGACGCCACGTCTTTCGGGAAGGACCTGCTGGCCGGCGGCGTGGCGGCCGCAGTGTCCAAGACGGCCGTGGCGCCCATCGAGCGGGTGAAGCTGCTGCTGCAGGTGCAGGCGTCGTCCAAGCAGATCAGCCCCGAGGCGCGGTACAAGGGCATGGTGGACTGCCTGGTGCGGATCCCGCGAGAGCAGG GTTTCTTCAGTTTTTGGCGTGGCAACTTGGCAAATGTCATCCGGTATTTTCCAACACAAGCCCTAAATTTTGCTTTTAAGGATAAATACAAACAACTCTTCATGTCTGgagttaataaagaaaaacag TTCTGGAGGTGGTTTATGGCAAACCTGGCTTCTGGTGGAGCTGCTGGGGCAACTTCCTTGTGTGTAGTATATCCACTAGATTTTGCCCGAACCCGATTAGGTGTCGATATTGGAAAAG GTCCTGAAGAAAGACAATTCAAGGGTTTAGGTGATTGTATTATGAAAATAGCAAAATCAGATGGAATTGTTGGTTTGTACCAAGGATTTGGTGTTTCGGTTCAGGGCATCATTGTGTACCGAGCCTCTTATTTTGGAGCTTATGATACAGTTAAG ggtttattaccaaaaccaaaggaaacgccctttcttgtctcttttttcATTGCTCAAGTTGTGACTACCTGCTCTGGAATACTCTCTTATCCCTTTGACACAGTTAGAAGACGTATGATGATGCag